A stretch of DNA from Paenibacillus sp. FSL W8-0186:
GCCGCCCGTGCTTATTTAGTTTTCGACCTACTCGAGCGCTATGGCGAAGTCGTTAAATCCCATCCTTCGGTACAAGAGATTGAGCAGGAGAAGTTTGAACGCAGCTTTTCGCTGTATTACATAACGCAGAAAGATGCAGCTGAGCTGCAGAGCATGATCGTCAATCTTTCAGAAATTGAATCGGCACAAGTAATGCCGCTAGATCATGAAACACTGAACCAGCTTTCCTCAGGGGTTCAGGAAGCAGCAGCGGCTGGAACTGCAGAAGCACCGGCTGCCGCAGCGGCGCCGACCGATGCGAAGCCGGAGGCCCCGCAAACGGCTGCCAAGGCGGAAGCAAAAACAGGTGCCCGAGCAAACGGCGGAGCAGCTCCTTCCCGTACAATCCGCGTTGATATCGAGCGTTTGGATGTGCTCATGAACTTGCTCAGCGAGTTGCTGATCGACCGCTCCAGGCTGGAGCAGCTGGCTTATGAAATCAAACGTTCCGATTTGACCGAAACGGTGGAGCATATGAGCCGCGTGGGCAGCGATCTCCAGAATATTGTCCTTAAGCTGCGCATGGTTCCGATCGATACGGTATTCAGCCGTTTTCCGCGAATGGTTCGAGATGTGGCCAAATCGCTGGATAAGAAAATCGACCTGGTGATTGTTGGGGCCGAAACTGAGCTGGATCGCACAGTCATCGACGAAATCGGGGATCCTCTCGTACACTTGCTGAGAAACGCAGTGGATCATGGTATTGAGCCGACCGCACAGCGGATCGCGGCAGGCAAACCGGAGACGGGAACCGTTCAGCTTCGCGCATTCCATAGCGGTAACCATGTGTTTATCGAAATCGAGGATGACGGCGGCGGCATTGACCGTGATAAAATTTTGAACAAAGCGCTGAAGAATGGAATCGTTACACAGAGTGAGGCTGCAACGATGTCGGACGAGCAGGTGTACATGCTGCTGTTCGCAGCAGGCTTCAGTACGGCTGACGTCATTTCGGACATTTCCGGACGCGGCGTGGGTCTTGATGTCGTACGGTCCAAGATTGAATCGTTAAGCGGCGACGTGTCCGTGACCTCGACCCTGGGCAAAGGAACGAAGTTCTCGGTTCAGCTACCGCTTACGCTATCTATTATTTCCGCGATGCTGATCAAGGTTGGGTCTGAGAAGTACGCGATACCCCTTTCATCGATTGTGGAAACGGGCATCATTCAACGCAACCAGATTCGCAGCGTTCATGGCTATACGATGGTGCCATACCGGGACGCTCATATTCCTCTAATGTCTTTGGCCAATCTGTTCGAGGTTGCCGATTTCGATGAAAATGTGGAAGAGGAAACAGAAATCGTCGTCATCCGTAAGGGCGAACGCTTGGCGGCATTGACCATTGAGGATTTCATTGGCCAAAGCGAAATCGTCATTAAGAATTTGGGCAAATATTTGCCTCCGGTACAGGGTGTTGCCGGGGCGACGATTCTAGGTGATGGACAAGTAGCTCTGATTGTAGACCCTAACGCATTCATTAAGTAAAGGCTATACGCAAGGGAGGCAGGGCGGACGAGTCTTGCCATAACCATAAAGGAGGATTTTCCATGGGAGAGGAATTGAAAGTCATCGTATTTAAACTGGGTGAAGAAGAATACGGCATTGAGGTAGACAAAGTTCAGACGATCGAGCGCATGATGCCAATAACCCGTGTTCCGAAAACGTACTCGTTCGTAAAGGGAGTCATCAACTTACGCGGCGTCGTCATTCCTGTCATTGATTTGCGCGGGCGCTTCGGCCTTCCGGAAACGGAGTACACGGATCAGACCCGAATTATTATTGTCGCGGTAAATGAGATGGAAGTTGGCTTTATCGTTGATTCGGCGAACGATGTCATGGATCTGAACAGCGATGTGATCGATTCCCCGCCGGATGTGGTCGGAGGAATTAAAGCAAAGTATTTGCATGGCGTTGCCCGCATTTCCGAGGAGCGCCTCCTGGTCATGCTGAACTTGTCTGAAGTGCTGAACCGCTCTGAAATCATTCAATTGGAAAGTTTAGAGGATTAAACTAGTGGATCTGTTCAAAGGTTTTGCAGATTTTAAAATGGATGTGTTAAAGGAAGTCGGCAATATCGGCGCTGGGAATGCCGCCACCGCCTTATCCAGACTGCTTAACAAACCAATTGACATGGCCGTGCCCAAAGTTCAAATGCTGCCTTTTGAGGCGGTGGCTGAGAAGGTTGGAGGAGCGGAGTGCATTGTGCTAGCCATCTTTTTGCGAGTGGAAGGCGATGCTCCCGGAAATCTGTTTTTTATCCTCAGTCCAGAAGGGGCGAAGAAGCTGCTTCATCGTCTTGCGGGAATTCATGTGGAGAGCGAGGAGGAGTTTTCCGAGATGGAATGGTCTGCTCTTTCGGAAATTGGTAATATTTTGGCCGGCTCCTATCTGTCTTCGCTCGCCGATTTCACCTCGCTGGCCATGACGCCCACCGTTCCCGCGCTGGCGATGGATATGGCAGGAGCAATATTGAGTTACGGGCTGCTGCAGTTCGGCGAAATGGGTGATTCCGCATTGCTAATTGATACGACATTCATCGAGGATCAGCAAGAAGTGGAGGGACAATTTTTCCTTATCCCGGATCCTGAATCCTTCGATAAAATATTTACCGCCTTAGGAGTACCGATGAATGATGATTGAGGAACAGCGAATCGTGAAGGTCGGCATGGCGGATCTCAATATTATCCAGCAAACAGGGCTTATTCGGACAACTGGGCTTGGCTCTTGTGTAGGACTTACTTTGTATGATCCGGTAGCCAAAATGGCTGGCCTTGCCCATGTCATGCTTCCGACATCCACCATCGCCCGCGAGGGCCAGCTCAATATTGCCAAGTATGCGGATACTGCCGTACCGGCATTATTACAACAATTGCTTTCGAGCGGAGCAGACAAAAAACGGATTGTGGCCAAAATGGCGGGCGGATCGCAAATGTTTACCTTTGCGGGAACGGGAGATTCGTTGCGGATTGGCCCGAGAAATGTAGAATCATGCAAAGAGAAGCTGTCGGAGCTGGGCATCCCGTTGTTAGCTGAGGACACGGGGGGCAATTACGGAAGAACGATCGAACTCGATTGCGAAACGGGTATATTATTTATACGCAGTGTACAAAAGGGTATAAAGGAATTGTAGCCATGGCAGGAAAACTAAAATATTACATGTTGTTTGGACTCTTTGGATTTCTGATTACATTTGCAGTCGCATCTAGCAGCAATTTGTTTTCGACAAGCCTCATTCGGGGACTCATCGCATTCGTAGTTTGGTTTGGGCTATCGTATGCGGCCAATTGGATGATCGGTTTCATGAAAGAGATGTCTCCTGTCTCAACGAACGAGGATCTTATTACGCCTCATGATGACGAGGGTAAGGGCGGACAGCTTGACTTGACGACACCGGATGAAACGGATGAATTGAACGAATTGCTAAAGCAGCCACCGGGAAGTCAGACAGGAAATAACGATTTTACACCGTTAAACCCGCCAAGACTGGTTAAGACACCTGATGACAAAGATCCTGAAGAGCTGGCTAAAGTTGTTCGTCACCTGACAGAAAACTAAGGAGGGTGAAGGCAATTGGACGAGCGGAAGACATCCACTTTGAACTACGCCGATGTGTGGGAGCGATGGAAAGAACACGGAGATATTGAGGCCAAAAAGGAGCTTATCGAGAAGCATTTGCACATTGTCGATTATGTTTCGGGACGTCTGGCTGTTGGCCTTCCCAAAAATGTCTCTAAAGACGACTTATCCAGTAACGGCGTAATGGGTTTGATAGACGCTGTGGAAAAATTCGATTATAAAAGAGGTTTGCAATTTGAGACCTATGCTTCATGGAGGGTTAGAGGGGCAATTTTGGACGGTCTAAGGCAAGGGGATTGGGTGCCTCGATCCGTTCGGGAGAAAGCCAAGAAAATTGAAGAGGGATACCAGCACCTGGAGCAGCAGTATCTTCGTTCCGTGACAGATTTAGAGATGAGTGAATATTTGAATGTCAGTGAAAGGGAATTTCAAAATATGCTGCAGGAAGTTGCCGTAATGACACTATGTTCATTGGAAGACCCGATTCGAGAGGAAGAATCAGAGACGCGGCTCACCTTGTTAATTGACGAGAAAGCCAAGAACCCTGATTATAAAGTAAGGGAATTTTTCCTGAAGGATTCTTTAG
This window harbors:
- a CDS encoding FliA/WhiG family RNA polymerase sigma factor codes for the protein MDERKTSTLNYADVWERWKEHGDIEAKKELIEKHLHIVDYVSGRLAVGLPKNVSKDDLSSNGVMGLIDAVEKFDYKRGLQFETYASWRVRGAILDGLRQGDWVPRSVREKAKKIEEGYQHLEQQYLRSVTDLEMSEYLNVSEREFQNMLQEVAVMTLCSLEDPIREEESETRLTLLIDEKAKNPDYKVREFFLKDSLAKGIEKLTEKERTVVSLLYYEDLSLSEIAEVMSLSPSRISQLHSKAILRLRGSLEKQKDLLMLED
- a CDS encoding chemotaxis protein CheA — protein: MDMNQYLSMFIDESNDHLQSLNENMLELEKAPDDIGIVQIIFRSAHTLKGMAATMGFEDLSSLTHQMENVLDLVRNEKLKMQDYIFDTLFKSLDALQMMVQDIMNGGDGKADVQSIVTSLQAIVRGEVPGGADSAASSQAAPAAETASTGIQLDEFQYSVLEQSITEGHKVLYIEVAIREDCQLKAARAYLVFDLLERYGEVVKSHPSVQEIEQEKFERSFSLYYITQKDAAELQSMIVNLSEIESAQVMPLDHETLNQLSSGVQEAAAAGTAEAPAAAAAPTDAKPEAPQTAAKAEAKTGARANGGAAPSRTIRVDIERLDVLMNLLSELLIDRSRLEQLAYEIKRSDLTETVEHMSRVGSDLQNIVLKLRMVPIDTVFSRFPRMVRDVAKSLDKKIDLVIVGAETELDRTVIDEIGDPLVHLLRNAVDHGIEPTAQRIAAGKPETGTVQLRAFHSGNHVFIEIEDDGGGIDRDKILNKALKNGIVTQSEAATMSDEQVYMLLFAAGFSTADVISDISGRGVGLDVVRSKIESLSGDVSVTSTLGKGTKFSVQLPLTLSIISAMLIKVGSEKYAIPLSSIVETGIIQRNQIRSVHGYTMVPYRDAHIPLMSLANLFEVADFDENVEEETEIVVIRKGERLAALTIEDFIGQSEIVIKNLGKYLPPVQGVAGATILGDGQVALIVDPNAFIK
- a CDS encoding chemotaxis protein CheC; amino-acid sequence: MDLFKGFADFKMDVLKEVGNIGAGNAATALSRLLNKPIDMAVPKVQMLPFEAVAEKVGGAECIVLAIFLRVEGDAPGNLFFILSPEGAKKLLHRLAGIHVESEEEFSEMEWSALSEIGNILAGSYLSSLADFTSLAMTPTVPALAMDMAGAILSYGLLQFGEMGDSALLIDTTFIEDQQEVEGQFFLIPDPESFDKIFTALGVPMNDD
- a CDS encoding chemotaxis protein CheD → MIEEQRIVKVGMADLNIIQQTGLIRTTGLGSCVGLTLYDPVAKMAGLAHVMLPTSTIAREGQLNIAKYADTAVPALLQQLLSSGADKKRIVAKMAGGSQMFTFAGTGDSLRIGPRNVESCKEKLSELGIPLLAEDTGGNYGRTIELDCETGILFIRSVQKGIKEL
- a CDS encoding chemotaxis protein CheW encodes the protein MGEELKVIVFKLGEEEYGIEVDKVQTIERMMPITRVPKTYSFVKGVINLRGVVIPVIDLRGRFGLPETEYTDQTRIIIVAVNEMEVGFIVDSANDVMDLNSDVIDSPPDVVGGIKAKYLHGVARISEERLLVMLNLSEVLNRSEIIQLESLED